The sequence below is a genomic window from Variovorax paradoxus B4.
CGCGGTGGAGGTGCATGTGTCCAACCTGCGGCGCAAGATCGGCGGTGCCATGGTGCACACCGTGCGCGGCGTGGGCTACATGCTCGTGTCATGAGCAGGCTGTGGCACCCCTCGCTCGTGCAGCGTGTGTTTCTTGCGGTGCTGCTGGCCTTCGTCTTCGTGCTGCTGGCATTGCAGGTGTACATGTATATCAACTTCCGGCAGTCGTTGACCGTCGACCAGGGGTTGAGCCGGCTCGGCAGGTCGTTGACGCAAGCGATCTCGCAGCTCGATGACGAAGCGCGCGTGCGCGCCGTGATCGCCTCGGCCGAAACGATCTACAAGAGCATGCGGATCAGCGGCAACCCGGCGGGGACGCTCCGGTTCCAGCTGTCGGACCGCGGGGGAAAGCTGATTCATTCGTCGCCGGAACTGCGCAGCGAGATCCTGGCGGGGCCGTTGCGAAAGGTGGCAACGCAGCACATCGATGGCGAGCCGTACTGGGTGTACCAGGACGAAACGCTGCGCTGGTCGCTGCGCATTGCAGAGCCCGAGCGCACGTTCGTCAAGGTGCTGCCCAACAACACGCGCAGCGTGCTGCCCTACCTGCTGCTCGCCTTTCCTATCGTGCTGCTGCCGGTCTGGTTTGCGGTGAAGCACGGATTGCGGCCGTTGCGCCGCCTGGCCGACGGCATCGGGCATCGAAAGGCATCCGACCTTTCGCCGCTTGGCGTCGATCCGCCCTATGCGGAACTCAGGCCGCTGACGTCCGCAATCGAGCGCATGCTGCAGCAGTTGCGCGACAAGGTAGCGCGCGAGCGCGCGTTCGTGCACGACGCCGCGCACGAACTGCGAACGCCGATGGCGGTCATCGCGGCGCAGGCGCATGCGCTGGCGGGCGCGGACAACAGCGAGAGCCGCGGCCGCGCGCAGGCTCATCTGGAGCAGGCGATTGCGCGGGCCTCGCACTTGACGCAGCAGCTGCTCGATCTTGCGCTGCTGGACGATGCCCAGCCCGCGGTGCCGAAGCACGTCGACGTTGCGCAGCTGGCCCGCGAGATCCTCGCGCAGGCAGCGCCGCGGGCCATGGCGCGCGGCGTCGAGTTGACATTCGATGCGCCGGACAACCTGAACGTGCCGATCGACGTGCCGGCGTTCCAGTCGATATTGGAGAACCTGCTCAACAACGCGGTTCAGTATGTGCATGGCGGTGCGCAGGTGACCGTGACGCTTCGCACCGAAGACCCGGCAGGCTTGGTGCTCACGGTGGCCGACGACGGTCCCGGTATTCCGGCGGCGGAGCATGAACAGGTGTTCGAGCGCTTCTATCGCGGATCGGGACACGAAGCGAGCGGTTCGGGCCTGGGCCTTGCCATCGTCAGGCAGGCTGCCGGCCGCATGGGGGGCAGGGTGGAAGTGACCGAGGGCCTTTTGAACCAGGGCGTGGGGTTCCGCGTCGTACTGCACGGCGAGCCCGAAGGGTTGACAAGCACCTCGCATCGCCTGGATACTGAACCTTCAGGTTCATTATCAAAGACTCAGGAGATTTCCATGCAGAAGATCGTTCCCTGCCTCTGGTTCGACGGCAATGGCGAAGACGCGCTCAAGTTCTACAGTTCGATTTTTCCTAACTCGCGCGTCACCGACAGGCTGTTCTGGGGCGACACCAATCCGAGCCTCAAGGGGTCGCTGCTGACCGCCACCTTCGAGCTCGACGGGCAAGCGTTCATGGTGCTCAACGGCGGGCCGGAGTACAAGTTCACGCCGGCGATCTCGATGCTCGTGCAGTGCGAGACACAGGCCGAAGTGGACCACTACTGGGACAGGCTGCTCGAGGGCGGCGGCCAGCCGGTGCAGTGCGGCTGGCTCACCGACCGCTACGGCGTGTCGTGGCAGGTCGCGCCCATGGCGATGATCCGGATGTTCCAGGACAAGGACCCGGCCAAGGCCGCGCGCGCGATGCGGGCGATGATGAAAATGGTCAAGCTCGACCTCGCTGCGGCGCAGAAGGCCTTCGACGGCGAGTGATGTGCCGCGCCGGCTACACCAGCCGCCGGATCGCCTTCTTGCGCCACACCAGCCGGTAGTAGGCCGTCTGCAGCAGCAGCATCGCGCCGAAGGTCACGGGGTAGGCCCACCAGATGCCGTTGAGCCCGATGCGGTGGCTCATGAACCAGGCCACGGGCACCTCGATGCCAATCAGGCAGAGGATGGAGATGGCCGTGGGTACCAGCACCGAGCCGCTGGCCCGCATGATCCCCGAGATGGCCGAGGCCATGCCGAAGATCACCAGGCTCCACAGCATGATGTGCAGCAGCGTCTGCGCGATCTCGATCACCGGCGCGCTGGTGATGAAGAAGCCCATGAGGTGGCGCGAGAACAGGTAGCCCAGCAGCACCAGCCCGCCCGTGAGCACCAGGTTCATCAGCAGCGCGGTCCTGGCGATGGCGCCCAGCCGGTCGGCGCGGCCCGCGCCGATGGCCTGCGCGCCAAGAATGGACGCCGTGATGGCGATCGAGATGGCCGGGAACTGCACATAGGCCACCACCTGGTTCACCGCGCCATAGGCGGCGGTGGCGCTGGAGCCATAGCTGTTGACCAGCGAGAGCAGCGCCACCTCGGCCAATGCCACCACGATCATCTGCACGCCCGTGGGCACGCCCACCTTGAGCACGGCCTTCAGCAGCTTGGGGTCGATGCGCAGGTGGCGGATAAATTCCGCATCGGGCGCCAGCGGGCTGCCGCGGCGGCGCAGGCGCCAGCCCAGCCACAGCGTGGCGACCACGAAGGCCAGCACCGAAGCCCAGGCGCCGCTTGCGACGCCGAGTTGCGGCAGGCCGCCCCAGCCGCGGATGAGCGCGGGCGTGACCACGAGGCCGGTTCCGGTGGAGATCAGCAGCGTGAGCAGGGGAGTGACCGTGTCGCCGACACCGCGCAGCATGGCGGTGGAGAGCAGGAACACGAACAGCCCCGGCATTGCGATCAGCATGATGCGCGCATAGCGCGTGGAGTCGGCCAGCACGTCGGGCGGCGTGCCCAGGAAGGCCAGCAGCGGCGCTGTGAAGGCGCCGCCGAACACGGCCACCGCCAGCCCGAGCAGGATGCCGACCGACAGCGCGGTGCCCGCGATGGCCTTGGCCTTGGCGGCGTCGCGCGCGCCCCAGGCCTGGCCGATCAGCACCGAGGCGCCGGCGCCCAGGCCGATGACGAAGGCGATGAAGAAGAACATCACCGGGAAGAAGCTCGACACGGCCGCCAGCGCGCCGACGCCGATCATCTGGCCGATGTAGATGTTGTTGATGGTGCCGGACATCGACTGCAGGATGTTGCTGAGCAACATCGGCGCAAGGAAGAACAGGAAGGTCTTCCACAGCGTGCGCGGTGCGCCCACCGGCGCCACCGGCGTGCCGCGCAGGCCGCTCGGGTCGGCGCTGGCTTCGGCGGTGCTTGTGGTCGGCGTCGCGCTCATGCGGCGCTCCAGCCGGCGGCGGAAAGCCGCTGCAGATGCGCCTTGATGTCTTCGGGCCAGGCCGCGACGAGTTCATCGAAGCGCTCGCGCTCGCCGGCGAACAGCGCGCGGGTGGCTTCCTCGAAGCCGGGCAGGGCGCCGGCGATCGCGGTCATGAAGCGGTAGGCCGCTTCGCGCGATGCGCGCACGGCGTCGCGGTCGGCGTTGACGCGGCTCGCTTCCTGGACCAGCCGCCGCAGTGCGACCGAGGCGCCGCCGGGCTGGCGGTTGAGCCAGTCCCAGTGGCGCGGCAGCAGGGTGACTTCGCGCGCGACCACGCCGAGCCTGGGGCGGCCCACGCCGCGCGGGGTTTCCTCGGAGGTCTCGGCGCTGGCCGCATGCGCCACGATACCGGCCCGGTTGTGCACGTCGAAGTCGAGCAGTTCACCAGTCTGTTCGTTGAACACGAGATAGGGCGTGTCGTCCTTGCGCACGCGCAATTGTGCGAGCACGTCGGCGGTGCTTCCCTGGGCGATGCACTTGAGGGCGGCAAAAACTATCAGGTTGCCGGGTGGCGTGTCGGATGGCATGTCGGATTTCTTTGTTCTTCGGAGGGCGGTCGAAACGGGTGCGTAATCTACCCGTTGAACCGCTCAGTCGTACGGCGTGTCGTCGTGGCAAAGCGCAAGGAGCGCAACGTTGATTTGCGGCAGGCTTTGCGGAGCCAGCGATTTCACCGCATTGGCGCAGATTGCTTCGGCGGTCGTGACGGCAGCTTGCATCAGTTTTCTGCCGCCGGGGCGAATGGCTGCGTGGCGGCCGTCCCCATTCGCGCCGGCCGTGCGTTCGGCCAGTCCCGATTTTTCGAGCAGGACCATTTTGCGAATCAACGCCGAGACCGGCAACCCCAGGGATCGCGCAAGCTCGGCCGCCGGCATGCTGCCGCCTTCGGCGCTCAGCAGCCGATGAAGCAGCGTGAAGTCTTCGTAGTTCAGGCCATGGAAGGCGCCCAGTTCCTCCTGGAGCTTCAGGTTCAGGCTGGCGTGGACACGGCCGATGGTGAGGCACAAGTTCAGCGGATCGATGCTCATGGCGCGTCGTAGCCCCGGTCGCCGTGGCACTGAAGCTCCTCGCGCCAGAGCACAAGAAGTTTTTCGAGTTCCGCGGCGCGGTCGAAGGCCGGGTCGTCGCGCTCCTTGACGCGGTCGATCACCTCGAAGCTGAAGTCCGCCGCACCGTGCGCGGCCCAGTCGCGCACCAGCGCCTTGTTGCGGTGCGAGCGCAAGCCGAGTTCGAAGCGGGCGCGGTTCATCGCTCCCTCCACATCGAGACTGCCGGCCAAGTAGAGGCGGCCGCTGAGCGTATTGCGGATGGCGAAGACGCCCGCGGGGCGGACCGTTTCCTTGTATTTCCTGGCGAGGGCGCGCCTCGCCTCCTGGGGCATGTTCATGCGCCATATATTACCCGGGCAAAACTAAAAACACAATATACCCGGGTAAAAATAAGCACTCACCCCTCGCGCAATCGCCGCCATCCGCGTGCGAGCCGGCGGTTCAGGGCCCGCACCACGCGCCATGGCCGGCTCTCGCGGACCAGCGTCAGCACCTGGTCCTTCCAGGCTTTCCAGCGCGGATACCAGCGGGCGAACAGCGGAATGCGCATGAGCGCGGGTTCGACCAGCTGGAAGATGCGCGCGACGAAGGCGGTACCGATCAGCTTGGCGGCGACCAGCACTGTCACGCCGCTTGCGGCATGGCCGCGGCCGAACAGGAAGAGCGCGAGCACCTTGACCGGCAGCAGCATGAGCACCGGCAGCAGGAAGGCCAGCAGTGCACCCCACGGCGGCAGTTCGCGCAGCCGGTCTTCGAGCCGCGCCCAGAGCGGCAGCCGGGCCAGGCGGCGCACCAGCGCGGCGAGCGGCTCCCAGCCCCATTCCTCGAACAGCAAGATGGGCACGAGCAGCGCCGCAGCAAGGGCGCGCAGGAAGCGGATGAAGAAGCGCATGGCCACGGCATTGTGACCGCGGGCCGATGGGCGCTGGCTCAGGCCTGGTCGGCCAGCGTCTTGTGCACGCCCAGTTCGCGCAGCGCACGCAGCTGCGTGGCCACGGCCGAGACGAAGTGCGCATTGCTTCCGAGGTCGTTGCCGAACACCGGCGCGAAAGCCGCGAACACGGCTACGCGCGCTTCGTCGGCGTGCGCCGGTTCGGCCGCGGCTGCCGCGCGTTCGGCCCCCGTGCAGCGTTCGGCCAGCGCATCGGCGAGCGGGTCCTGGATCTCGTGGCGGCGGCCCAGTTCGTCGACGCCGCGCAGGTAGTGCAGCCAGGCCGCGACGGCCAGAGCGAGGCGGTCGATCGAAGCGCCCGCGGCCAGGCGGTCGCGCACCGTGCCCAGCAGACGCTGCGGCAGCTTCTGCGAACCGTCCATTGCGATCTGCGCGGTGCGGTGCGCGAGCGCCGGGTTGGCGAAGCGCTCGAGCAGGCGCCAACGGTACGCATCGAGGTCCAGGCCGGGCAGCGCCGGCAGCGTGGGTGCGATCTCCTCGCGCATCAGGCGGTCGAGGTAGCGGTGCAGGGCGGGCGTGGCGACGGCGCGATCCACGGTGTCGAGGCCGGCCATGGCGCCCAGGTACGCAAGCGCCGAGTGCGCGCCGTTGACCATGCGCAGCTTCAGCGTCTCGAAGGGGCGCGCGTCGGGCACGAAGCGCGCGCCGCCCGCATCCCAGGCCGGGCGGCCGGCGGCGAAGTCATCCTCCACCACCCATTCGAGAAAGCGTTCGCCGACCACCGGCCAGGCGTCCTCCAGCCCGAGCGCGGCGTTGACCTGTGCGCGGTCGGCGTCGGTGGTGCGCGGCACGATGCGGTCCACCATCGAGCAGGGGAAGCTGCAGTGCTCGGCAATCCAGCGTGCCAACTGCGGATCGACGCGCTGCGCGAAGTCCAGCACGAGGCCGCGCAGCAGGTGCCCGTTGGATGGCAGGTTGTCGAGCGACAGCAGCGTCACCGGCGCGAGGCCGCGCAGCTGTCGCAGGCGCAGGCCCGAAACCAGGAAACCGAGCGTGCCGCGCGGCGCATCGGGGCGCGCGAGGTCGTGCAGCACGTCGGGATGCTCGGCGCGCAGCGCACCGGTGGCCGGGTCGTGGCAGTAGCCTTTTTCAGTGACGGTGAGGCTGACGATGCGGGTGGCGGGATGGGCGATGCGCGCGAGCACCGCCGCCGGATCCTCGGGCGCGACCTGCACGCCGAGCAGGCAGCCGATGACCTGCAGCGACGCGCGCGGCATGCCGGTGTCGTCCACGTCGCGCAGTGCGAGCGTGTAGAGACCGTCCTGCGGCGCGAGCGCATCGCGCGTTTCGGCGCTGCGCAGCGACACGCCGGCGATGCCCCAGCGCAGGTCGCCGCTCGCATGCAATGCCGCTTCGTTGACGGCGGCCAGGTGCCCGCGCTGGAACGCGCCGACACCCAGGTGGACGATGCCGGCCTCGAGTGCGGCGCGGTCGTAGGCAGGGCGCGCGACCGCGGGTGGCAGCGCGGCCAGCGTCTCGGCATTCAGCCTGGACATGACGCTCACCAGTTCCACAGCGTGCCGTCGTGCTGCTGGCGGTTCACCGGCAGGTAGGCGCGCTTGTAGGGGTACCTCGCGGCCAGCGCCTCGTCGATCTCCACGCCGTGGCCGGGCACGTCGCCGGGGTAGAGCATGCCCTGGTCGAAGGTGTAGGCGTGCGGGAACACGGCGTCAGTTTCCTCGGTGTGGCGCATGTACTCCTGGATGCCGAAGTTCGGCACCCACAGGTCGAAGTGCAGCGCTGCACCCATGCACACCGGCGACAGATCGGTGGCGCCGTGGCAGCCGGTGCGCACCTGGTAGAGCGAGGCCAGGTCGGCGATGCGGCGCAGGTGCGTGATGCCGCCGGCATGGACCACGGTGGCGCGCACGTAGTCGATCAGCTGGTTCTCGATCAGCTCCTTGCAGTCCCAGATGGAGTTGAAGATCTCGCCCACCGCCAGCGGCGTGGTGGTGTGCTGGCGAATCAGGCGGAAGGCTTCCTGGTTCTCGGCCGGCGTCGCGTCCTCCATCCAGAAAAGGTTGAAGGGCTCCAGCGCCTTGCCCAGGCGTCCCGCCTCGATCGGCGTCAGGCGGTGGTGCACGTCATGCAGCAGGTGGTGCTCGAAGCCGAGCTTCTCGCGGATGCGCTCGAACAGCTTGGGCGTGTGGCGCAGGTACTTCTCGGTGGACCAGTCGTGCTCGGAGGGCAGGTCGGCATCGGCCGGTTCGTAGAACAGCGTGCCCTTGCCGACGCCGTAGACCTTCTCCAGGCCCGGCACGCCGCTTTGCGCGCGGATGGCTTTGTAGCCGGCGTCCGCATAGCGCAGCACCTCGTCCACCGTGTGCTCGATGTCGCTGCCGTTGGCATGGCCGTAGACCATCACGCCGGTGCGGCTCTTGCCGCCCAGCAGCTGGTACAGCGGCAGGCCGGCCGCCTTGGCCTTGATGTCCCACAGGGCTGTGTCGACCGCGGCGATGGCGGTCATGGTGACCGGGCCGCGGCGCCAGTAGGCGCCCTTGTAGAGGTACTGCCAGATGTCCTCGATCTGGTGCGCATCGCGGCCGATCAGGCAGGGGATGACGTGCTCGGTGAGGTAGGCGGCCACGGAGAGTTCGCGCCCGTTGAGCGTGGCGTCGCCGATGCCGGTCAGGCCTTCGTCGGTTTCGATCTTGAGGGTGACGAAGTTGCGGCCGGGGCTGCAGACGATGACGCGGGCGTTGGTTATTTTCATGATGGAAGCGAGAAAGATGGCGGCGGCATTCGTTGGTTCGTTCGTCAGCCGTTCCAGCCGAGGTGGCCGAGGAAGTCGCGGGTGCGTTCCACGGTGGGTTGCTCGAAGATCTGCGCCGGCGGGCCCTGTTCGATGATGGCGCCGGACTCGAACACCACCACCCAGTCGGCCACGCGCCGCGCAAAGCCCATTTCATGCGTGACCACGATCATCGTCATGCCCTCCTGCGCGAGCTTCTGCATCACGCTGAGCACTTCGCCCACCGTCTCGGGGTCGAGCGCGGAGGTGGGTTCGTCGAACAGCATCACCTCCGGCTCCATGGCCAGGGCGCGCGCGATCGCCACGCGCTGCTGCTGGCCGCCCGAGAGGTTGGCCGGGAAGCTGCCGGCCTTGGCCGACAGGCCGACCTTCTCCAGCAGCGCCATGGCGCGCGCCTTGGCCTCGGCCTCGCGCATGCCCAGCACGGTGATGGGGCCCATGGCCACGTTGTCGAGCGCGGACTTGTGCGGAAACAGCTCGAAGCTCTGGAACACCATGCCCATGCGCTGGCGCACCTTGCGCACCGCCGACTCCTGCACGGGCAGCGGCACGCCGTCGATCAGCACACGCCCGCCGTTGATCGTCTCCAGCGCATTGGTACAGCGCAGCAGGGTCGACTTGCCCGAACCGGAAGGGCCGATCAGGCACATCACCTCGCCCTTGTGGACTTGCAGCGAGACGCCATTGAGCGCCACGAAGTCGCCATAGAGCTTGCGCACCTCTTCGTAGACCAGCACCGGCGGCTGGTCGGCGTTCTTGCGCGCGGGGGCGCGGGCGATGTCGTTGTTCATTCCTTGACTCCATATTTGCGGTGGATCCAGTCCACCAGCTTGGCTTGCGGGTAGCCCATCAGCCAGTAGAGGACGGCCATGGCGGTGAGCATCTCCAGCACGCGGAAGGTCTGCGCGCGGATCTGCATCGCCGAATAGGCCAGTTCGCTCACGGCGATGACGGACACCAGCGAGGTGTCCTTGAAGAGCGAGACCCAGGTGCTCGCGATCACGGGCAGGATGCGGCGCCCCGCCTGCGGGATGACCACCTTGAACATGGCCTGGCGGCGCGACATGCCCATGGCGAGCGCCGCCTCCAGTTGCCCCTTGCGGATGGAGTTGATGCCGGCGCGGAAGGTCTCGGCGTTGTAGGCCGAGATGTTGAGCACCAGGGCCACCAGTGCGGTGACGAGCGGGGAGAGCTGGAACTCGACCGCCATCGGCATCACGTAGAAGACCCAGTAGATCACCAGGATCAGCGGCAGGTTGCGGAAGAACTCCACGAAGGCGAGCGAGGCGGACTGCAGCAGCCTGTTCGACGACAGCCGCATCAGCGCCAGCATGATGCCGCCCGGCACGGCCAGCAGCATGGTCAGCACCGTCAGCCCCACGGTGAGCGCCGCGCCTTCGAGCAAGGCCTGGCGGTGCGTCCAGATCACGGACCAGTCGAAAGTCATGGGGTGGCCCTCTTCATCATGAACGCCCCAGGTGCGCGACGCGGTGGTACAGCCTGTCGATGCCGCGCGTGACCGGGAACAGGATCGCGAAGTACGCCACCATCACCGCGGTGAACACTTCCACCGGCCGGTAGCTCTGGCCTGCGACGGTCTCGGCGCGATGCATCAGCTCGGGCACGGCAATCACCGTGGCAATGGCGGTGTCCTTGATGGCGATGGTGAGGATCGAGCCGAAGGCCGGCAGCATGCGGATGGTGGCCTGCGGCAGCAGCACCTTGCGCAGCAGCTGTGCGCGCGACATGCCCAGCGCCAATGCGGCGCGCGTCTGGCCCGGCCGGATGGACTCGATGCCCGCGCGGATCACCTCGGCCGCATAGGCCGCGATGTGCAGCGTCAGCGCGATCACCGCGGCCCAGAACGGCGCGAAGGTGAAGCCCACGAACAGCGGGAACGCAAAGTACATCCACACCAGCACCACCAGCACCGGAATGGCGCGCATGGAGTCGATGTAGAACACGAGCAGCGGGCGCAGCCAGCCGGGGCCATACAGCCGCAGCAGCGCGATCGCCAGGCCCGCGAGGATGCTGGTGACCGCGCTGATGAGGCTGAGCGCGACCGTGACGCCCAGGCCGCCGGCGAAGAAGCGCCAGTTGTCGGCAATCGGGGAAAAGTCGAATTCCATGGAAGCTCCGCGAGAGAGGGAAGGGCGGCAGGATCGGGCGATCCCGTCAGAACGTGACGAGCACCTTCATCGCGCGATGACGATCCGCCGCCAGCGCGAAGGCGTCGTGCACGCGCGCCACCGGCACCGCCTCGGTCAGGAGCGGCGACACGTCGAGCACGCCGCGGCTCAGGTAGTCCACCGCCCAGGCGTATTCGTCGACGAAGCGGAAGCTGCCGACGAGGTGCAGGCTCTTGACCATGACCTGGTTGAACGGGCAGCCCTCGCTGTTGCCGCCGAGCGTGCCCACTTGCACGATGGTGCCGCGCGGGCGCGTCGACCGGATGCAGTTGGCCAGGCCGTCATAGTGGCCCGAGACCTCGAAGCTCGCATCGACCTGGCCCTTGTCCGCGGCCAGCGCCTGCAGCGCATCGGGCTCCCTGGCCGCGTTGATGGTGCGCGTCGCGCCGACGCGGGTGCAGGCCGCGAGCGTCTCGTCCACGATGTCCACCGCGATCAGCTGGCTGGCACCCGCGAGCTTCGCGGCCATGAGGATCAGCGCGCCGATCGGGCCGGCGCCCACCACCATCACCGTCTTGCCGAGCAGCGAGCCGGCCTCCTGCACCGCATGCAGCGCCACGGCCAGCGGCTCGCCGAAGGCGGCCAGTTCGAACGACAGCGTGTCAGGCACGGCGAGGCACTGCGTGGCTTCGACCACCACCTGCTCGCGCATCGCGCCCTGCATGTGGGGCCAGCGGCTGGCGCTGCCGAAGAAGTGCACGTTCTCGCAGTGGTTGGAGGTGCCCGCGCGGCAGAAGCGGCAGACACCGCAGGTGCGCGAGGGATTGATGGCGACGCGGTCGCCCGGCTTCACCGAGCTGACCTGCGCGCCCACTTCCACGACCTGGCCCGAGGCCTCGTGCCCCGGCGTCAGCGGTGCGCGGATCACGAAGTCGCCGACGCGGCCGTGGCGGTAGTAGTGCAGGTCGGAGCCGCAGATGCCCACCGCCTTGACGGCCACGCGCACCTGGGTGGGCGCGAGCGGTTCGGCGGGGCGTTCGGCAAGGCGCAGGTCGAGCGCGCCGTGGATTTCGCAGTTCAGCATGGCGTCACTTCAGGTTCTGCGTCATGCGGCGCTCTTCTTCGCTCAGCGCGGGCTGCATGCGCTGGGCCACGGCGCGCAGCCAGTCGAGGTACACCTGCTGGTCCTTCGCCACGCCCATGCCGGTCTGGATCTGGAAGATCTTGCTGTCCTGGCAGTCCTTCTCCTTGGGGAACACGGCCAGGCCCTTGACCTTCTTGCTGATGTTGGGCCACAGCATGCGGTTGAGTGGCGCCACGTCCGAGCGGCCGGCCATCACCTCTTCGATCGGCGCGACCGAACCGGAGTTGGCGACGCCACGCAGCTTGGCCTTGGAGAACTGCTGGCGCACCAGCGGCTCCTCCCCGGCGCCCGAGAAATACGCCATGGTGATCTCGGGCTTGTTGAAGTCTTCCAGGGTGCGCGCGCTGGTGAACTTCGGGTTGTCGGCGCGGCCGAACATGCACACGCCGGTGCTGGAGAAGGTAACGAAGTCGATGATCTTGGCGCGCTCGGCAGTCTCGTTCAGCGGCCCGATCATGATGTCCATCTGGTTGGCCGTGAGCGACGGCACCTTGGTCTCATGGCTCACCGCCACGGGCTCCACCTTCACGCCCAGCAGCTTGGCGAATTCCTTGCCCAGCGTCCACGACGGGCCGGACCATGGCTCGCCGTCGCCGGCGGTGTTCTGCGCCAGCCAGGGCGGGTTGTTGACCACGCCCACGCGCAGCACGCCGGCCTTGCGGATGGCGTCGATGCGCGGGCTCGCGCCGGGTGGCGGCGGGGTCTGGGCCAGGGCGCCGAGGCAGGTGCCGGCCAGGGCGGCTGCGAGTGCTGCACGGGCCAGCCTGCGGCCGAGGAAAGTGCGGGGGATGTGTGGCATGAAGGTCTCCGGTTTTTCTGTTGACTGAACGATGTGTGACTTGCCTATTTCAGTGCGCCGATCACGCGGGCCTCGTCAGCGTCGAGCTGCGCCTTGCGGGCCTTGGCGACCTGGCGCAGCCATTCGAGGTAGGCGGGCTGGTTCTTGTCGACGGCCAGGCCGACCGGCGAGGCTTTCTCGGTGCTGCCCTGGCAGTTGTTTTCCTTCGGCAGCACCGCGAGGCCCTTGACCTTGTGCTGCAGCCCGACCCACGGCACGCGGTTGATCGGTGCCGCATCGGCGCGGCGCGCCATGATTTCTTCCACCGGCGCGGTGGCGCCGGAGCTGGCCACCGCACGCAGCATGGCCTTGGGAAAGCGCTCCTTGACCCAGCCTTCCTCGGCGCCGCCGGTGAAGTAGGCAATCGTCACCTCGGGCCGGTTGAGGTCGTCGACCGAGGCAGCCTTCGCCAGCTTGGCGTTGTCGGCACGGCCGAACATGCACACGCTGGTGGCGGAGTAGACGACGAAGTCCACCACCTTCAGCCGCTCGGGCGTCTCGCCCAGCGGGCTGATCGTCATGTCGACCTGGTTCGATGCCAGCACCGGCACCTTGGTCTCGTGCGACACCGGCACCGTGCTGAGCTTGACGCCGAGCAGGCGGGCGTACTCCTTGGCCAGCAGCCAGGCCGGACCGCTCCAGGGATCGCCGTTGCCGGTGGTGTTCTCGATCAGCCAGGGCGCGTTCTGCAGCACGCCGACGCGCAGCTCGCCGGCCTTGCGGATGGCATCGATGCGCGGGCTCGCGCCGGGCGCGGGCGGCTCCTGTGCATGGACGGCGCCGAAGCTGCCGGCAAGCAGCAATGCGCCAAGGCAATGGGCGAGGTTGGGCTTCATGGTTCGTGTCTCCGTCTTTTTTGAAAGG
It includes:
- a CDS encoding VOC family protein; the encoded protein is MQKIVPCLWFDGNGEDALKFYSSIFPNSRVTDRLFWGDTNPSLKGSLLTATFELDGQAFMVLNGGPEYKFTPAISMLVQCETQAEVDHYWDRLLEGGGQPVQCGWLTDRYGVSWQVAPMAMIRMFQDKDPAKAARAMRAMMKMVKLDLAAAQKAFDGE
- a CDS encoding MATE family efflux transporter; the protein is MSATPTTSTAEASADPSGLRGTPVAPVGAPRTLWKTFLFFLAPMLLSNILQSMSGTINNIYIGQMIGVGALAAVSSFFPVMFFFIAFVIGLGAGASVLIGQAWGARDAAKAKAIAGTALSVGILLGLAVAVFGGAFTAPLLAFLGTPPDVLADSTRYARIMLIAMPGLFVFLLSTAMLRGVGDTVTPLLTLLISTGTGLVVTPALIRGWGGLPQLGVASGAWASVLAFVVATLWLGWRLRRRGSPLAPDAEFIRHLRIDPKLLKAVLKVGVPTGVQMIVVALAEVALLSLVNSYGSSATAAYGAVNQVVAYVQFPAISIAITASILGAQAIGAGRADRLGAIARTALLMNLVLTGGLVLLGYLFSRHLMGFFITSAPVIEIAQTLLHIMLWSLVIFGMASAISGIMRASGSVLVPTAISILCLIGIEVPVAWFMSHRIGLNGIWWAYPVTFGAMLLLQTAYYRLVWRKKAIRRLV
- a CDS encoding DUF2239 family protein, giving the protein MPSDTPPGNLIVFAALKCIAQGSTADVLAQLRVRKDDTPYLVFNEQTGELLDFDVHNRAGIVAHAASAETSEETPRGVGRPRLGVVAREVTLLPRHWDWLNRQPGGASVALRRLVQEASRVNADRDAVRASREAAYRFMTAIAGALPGFEEATRALFAGERERFDELVAAWPEDIKAHLQRLSAAGWSAA
- a CDS encoding MarR family winged helix-turn-helix transcriptional regulator, whose protein sequence is MSIDPLNLCLTIGRVHASLNLKLQEELGAFHGLNYEDFTLLHRLLSAEGGSMPAAELARSLGLPVSALIRKMVLLEKSGLAERTAGANGDGRHAAIRPGGRKLMQAAVTTAEAICANAVKSLAPQSLPQINVALLALCHDDTPYD
- a CDS encoding GIY-YIG nuclease family protein yields the protein MNMPQEARRALARKYKETVRPAGVFAIRNTLSGRLYLAGSLDVEGAMNRARFELGLRSHRNKALVRDWAAHGAADFSFEVIDRVKERDDPAFDRAAELEKLLVLWREELQCHGDRGYDAP
- a CDS encoding mannitol dehydrogenase family protein, giving the protein MSRLNAETLAALPPAVARPAYDRAALEAGIVHLGVGAFQRGHLAAVNEAALHASGDLRWGIAGVSLRSAETRDALAPQDGLYTLALRDVDDTGMPRASLQVIGCLLGVQVAPEDPAAVLARIAHPATRIVSLTVTEKGYCHDPATGALRAEHPDVLHDLARPDAPRGTLGFLVSGLRLRQLRGLAPVTLLSLDNLPSNGHLLRGLVLDFAQRVDPQLARWIAEHCSFPCSMVDRIVPRTTDADRAQVNAALGLEDAWPVVGERFLEWVVEDDFAAGRPAWDAGGARFVPDARPFETLKLRMVNGAHSALAYLGAMAGLDTVDRAVATPALHRYLDRLMREEIAPTLPALPGLDLDAYRWRLLERFANPALAHRTAQIAMDGSQKLPQRLLGTVRDRLAAGASIDRLALAVAAWLHYLRGVDELGRRHEIQDPLADALAERCTGAERAAAAAEPAHADEARVAVFAAFAPVFGNDLGSNAHFVSAVATQLRALRELGVHKTLADQA
- the manD gene encoding D-mannonate dehydratase ManD; its protein translation is MKITNARVIVCSPGRNFVTLKIETDEGLTGIGDATLNGRELSVAAYLTEHVIPCLIGRDAHQIEDIWQYLYKGAYWRRGPVTMTAIAAVDTALWDIKAKAAGLPLYQLLGGKSRTGVMVYGHANGSDIEHTVDEVLRYADAGYKAIRAQSGVPGLEKVYGVGKGTLFYEPADADLPSEHDWSTEKYLRHTPKLFERIREKLGFEHHLLHDVHHRLTPIEAGRLGKALEPFNLFWMEDATPAENQEAFRLIRQHTTTPLAVGEIFNSIWDCKELIENQLIDYVRATVVHAGGITHLRRIADLASLYQVRTGCHGATDLSPVCMGAALHFDLWVPNFGIQEYMRHTEETDAVFPHAYTFDQGMLYPGDVPGHGVEIDEALAARYPYKRAYLPVNRQQHDGTLWNW
- a CDS encoding amino acid ABC transporter ATP-binding protein, which translates into the protein MNNDIARAPARKNADQPPVLVYEEVRKLYGDFVALNGVSLQVHKGEVMCLIGPSGSGKSTLLRCTNALETINGGRVLIDGVPLPVQESAVRKVRQRMGMVFQSFELFPHKSALDNVAMGPITVLGMREAEAKARAMALLEKVGLSAKAGSFPANLSGGQQQRVAIARALAMEPEVMLFDEPTSALDPETVGEVLSVMQKLAQEGMTMIVVTHEMGFARRVADWVVVFESGAIIEQGPPAQIFEQPTVERTRDFLGHLGWNG